TTCCAGGAATCTGTAGATAATTGTTGAATATAATCCCGTTACCTTGTAGGGTGTAATCATATTCGATGGCCTCTGCAGTTTCCTTGGCCCGTGCAAAAGACGGTCCGTTGGCTTCTTTGCGAATTTCGACCCTAAAAATGGTATCGGTGGATTTTCTAATCCTGAACCTAACATCTTCAGATACTAAAATTTTTTCGCCGTTATCATCATGGGTAATGATCATATTGCCCATATGCATTTCACGGTCCCTGTTGTAATCAAAAGTAGCCAAGCTTATATTCAAAGTATCAACAGGGCTTTCAAAGTATATTTCCCTTTCCGATGTGGTACTGCCGGAGTATGCATGAGCCGCAGCTTCCCTTACTCCGAATATGACCAATAATATGATGGATATCAACCAAAGTCCCAAAAGACTGAACTTGGCAATATTCCCAATGGATTTTAGATTGTTAACCAAAATCTTCAAACCAAAATAGAGAAGGAAAAAGAACGGGATTCCTATAGCGAAAAAGGCCAATAGGGAAACCAACCAGATGGGCATGTTGCTGGAGTTGATTACGTTGTAGAAGTCTATTCCCGGTACGTTGACCATATCCAGGATACCTACGGAAATCAATCCTACGAATAAACCGATCAAGGTTGAGGCACCTATAATGATCAGTAAGATGCCTATAAATTTTCCAAAGATTTTGAAAAGGAACATGATAATGTCCCCAAGCGTATCAAAAAATGTCTTTCCTCCTTTTTTGACGGTATTGCCTACTTTTTCGTAGTCAACACTTTTTACACGATCCGCAACGTCCTCAAAACCCTCTTTGACTTTACGCTCAATATTGCTAATATTTACGGCCTCACCACGCATGTCCAGTTTTTGGGCCGTAGTGGTTGCTTCCGGAATCAATATCCAAAGCAGACCGTAAAGTAAAATAAATCCACCACCTGATCCTATGGTCAAGAAGACCCAAAGAATACGGATCCATAACGGATCTATTCCAAGATAGTGTGCCAGACCGGAAGAAACCCCTGCAACATATTTTTGCTCTGTATCGCGGTACAATTTCTTTACCCGTGGGGCCGGGCCCGTGGTCTTCGTTTTTGGTTCGTCTTCAAAAATATCTTCATCAACCATGTAGTCTTCTGGTTGCCCCATGATGGCAATTACCTCGTCTACTTGTTTCTGGGTGATTACTTGTCTTTCGTTCTCCAATTTTTCGTAAAAGAGTTCGGCAATCCTGGCTTCGATATCGGCCAAAATCTCGTCACTCCCAGGCGTATTGGCAAAGGAGCGTTTCACACTTTCCAAATACCTACGCATTTTGTTGTACGCATCTTCGTCTATATGGAAGAGCGTATTCGCTAGATTTATATTTACTGTCTTGTTCATTGTTAGCTGTTTTTTGTGTTGGTTACCAGATTGGTGGCTTTTCTCAATTCATCCCAGGTAGAATCCAATTCCTTCAGGAAAAGTTTACCGGTTTCAGTTAGGGTATAGTATTTTCTTGGTGGTCCAGATGTGGATTCTTCCCAACGATAATTGAGAAGACCTGCATTTTTTAACCGAGTCAATAGCGGGTAAATGGTTCCTTCCACTACCAGCATTTTGGCGTCTTTAAGCGTATCTAGGATTTCAGAGGCGTACTTGTCTTGTCCGTTCAAAATGGACAGGATGCAGTACTCTAGAACTCCCTTACGCATTTGCGCTTTTGTATTTTCTACATTCATAATGTCTGTTTTCTTTTTATGCGGCCACCTACCATGGGGAGATTGCTCTGTCCGCTTTGTTGTGGTCTGCATGGATTAACGGTTCGTTTTTTGATCGATGAATAAACATCCTTGATTGATTTTTGATTGATTAGTAAACTCCTAAGGGTGTGATGAATACCCTTTTTTATTTTAATGTAAACTTATAACCCTGTGCATGAGCCAACGGTCGTTTGTCTTTTTCCATATGGAAATAAATTTTGATGGTTTGGATACGGCATTGGGTTCCTCCTTGTTAAAAAAACTATGTAGGCCTATCTGCACCGCCCCAAAACCGGGAATGTCGTGGACTTCCACACTTTCTTCAACTAGGTTTCGGGTTACTTTTCCACAAATATTTTTTTTGATACTTTCCAAAAGTGCAACCTTGTCCGTGGCCAACCCTCCCTTGTCATGATAAAATTCCAAGTCTTCATCATAGAATGCTTCTTGTGTATCCATATCACATTCATTATAAGCGGTGAAGTAGGTCTTGTCCAGTTCCAAAATGGTCTTGTATAATTCAGAGTCTTTGGAGACCTGTCCAAATGCCAAGCTGGAAAAGAAGGCAACCACGACGTATATGATAATTTTTAATAGGGTCATTATTTAATGAATTTTATGGTTAGGGGGTATTGAAACGTTTGTCCTTCGTTGGTTCTTATGGTCGCCAAAATGGTGTAGACAATGTTCACTACGAACAATGCTCCTTGGAGTAGTCCGGAAATCCCCACAGGCAACAACCAAGTCCCAAACCTAAAATCGTCACTATCTATGTGAAAGTTTAGACGGTTCCAGTTGTTCAAATGGCCAAAACCCAAAAAGTCAAAATCAAAAATATTTGGAAAAAAACCAATGAAAAAAGGAATACTGATTATTCCAAGGATTATAGAATAGAGTAGGAGGCTGATTTGAAAATTGAGGGCCTGTTTTCCGTTATGATCTACAAACTCATATTCTTTTTTATTGGCCGTCCATAAAATCAATGGCACAATAAAATTCCCGAACGGAACAAAGAATTTAGAGAACGTACTCGCATGTATCAATGCGGATAAATTTCTTTCGTGTTTGGATAATGATTCTGTCATGGCTCGTTCTTTGATTGATGAAATATTAGCTACTGTGCTTTAACGATATACATTGATAGCATAATAACTTACTATGCAAATATATATCTAAAAGAAGGTACTATGCAACACATAGTACTAATATTTAACATTATATTAACATTTTAAGATATTGATTTTTATCAATACATTTAAGAAATAAATAGAACGAAAATGGCCGTTAGTACTAGTAAATTCAATACGTTTACTTTTTTTAAGTTACCTTCTGCCTGGTGGTGCGGCGTACGTTTGAGACATTTGGACCAACAGAAAGCTGTTGTGACCGTAAAACACAAATGGTTCAATCAAAATCCTTTTAATTCCATGTTTTGGGCCGTTCAAGGAATGGCCGCAGAACTTTCTACAGGGGCCATGATGATCGATCAGATCAATGCAACGGGCAAGAAAATCTCAATGCTTGTTGCCAATAATAAGGCCAATTTTTCTAAAAAGGCCACGGGAGAAATCACCTTTACCTGTGAGGACGGACATTTAATAAAGGATGCATTGGAGAGAACTATGGCCACGGGTGAGGGGCAAACAGTTTGGATGAAATCAGTAGGTATCAATACCGATGGGGTAGTGGTAAGTACTTTTCATTTTGAGTGGACGGTAAAGTTGAAGCAATAGATTGAAAGCTTCTTGCTTTATATGCTTTGTAGTTAGTTTAAGAATCCCCACATAATTATTTTAATAATGTTCATTGAGCTTTCT
Above is a window of Maribacter algicola DNA encoding:
- a CDS encoding DUF4442 domain-containing protein; translation: MAVSTSKFNTFTFFKLPSAWWCGVRLRHLDQQKAVVTVKHKWFNQNPFNSMFWAVQGMAAELSTGAMMIDQINATGKKISMLVANNKANFSKKATGEITFTCEDGHLIKDALERTMATGEGQTVWMKSVGINTDGVVVSTFHFEWTVKLKQ
- a CDS encoding DUF4870 domain-containing protein, which gives rise to MTESLSKHERNLSALIHASTFSKFFVPFGNFIVPLILWTANKKEYEFVDHNGKQALNFQISLLLYSIILGIISIPFFIGFFPNIFDFDFLGFGHLNNWNRLNFHIDSDDFRFGTWLLPVGISGLLQGALFVVNIVYTILATIRTNEGQTFQYPLTIKFIK
- a CDS encoding nuclear transport factor 2 family protein, whose translation is MTLLKIIIYVVVAFFSSLAFGQVSKDSELYKTILELDKTYFTAYNECDMDTQEAFYDEDLEFYHDKGGLATDKVALLESIKKNICGKVTRNLVEESVEVHDIPGFGAVQIGLHSFFNKEEPNAVSKPSKFISIWKKTNDRWLMHRVISLH
- a CDS encoding PadR family transcriptional regulator, producing the protein MNVENTKAQMRKGVLEYCILSILNGQDKYASEILDTLKDAKMLVVEGTIYPLLTRLKNAGLLNYRWEESTSGPPRKYYTLTETGKLFLKELDSTWDELRKATNLVTNTKNS
- a CDS encoding PspC domain-containing protein — protein: MNKTVNINLANTLFHIDEDAYNKMRRYLESVKRSFANTPGSDEILADIEARIAELFYEKLENERQVITQKQVDEVIAIMGQPEDYMVDEDIFEDEPKTKTTGPAPRVKKLYRDTEQKYVAGVSSGLAHYLGIDPLWIRILWVFLTIGSGGGFILLYGLLWILIPEATTTAQKLDMRGEAVNISNIERKVKEGFEDVADRVKSVDYEKVGNTVKKGGKTFFDTLGDIIMFLFKIFGKFIGILLIIIGASTLIGLFVGLISVGILDMVNVPGIDFYNVINSSNMPIWLVSLLAFFAIGIPFFFLLYFGLKILVNNLKSIGNIAKFSLLGLWLISIILLVIFGVREAAAHAYSGSTTSEREIYFESPVDTLNISLATFDYNRDREMHMGNMIITHDDNGEKILVSEDVRFRIRKSTDTIFRVEIRKEANGPSFARAKETAEAIEYDYTLQGNGIIFNNYLQIPGNSKFNDQEVRVNLFVPIGTVLTYDRGEGRSWVMRADTDRDTNDLDGYTWEMGSDNELKCLDCPAEMEYDEDSNNRVRINEEGIDININDTNGEYFKMKIDENGVRINAKDNDDEKVDINIDANDSTIDIKAQDGDTTMRKTISQN